The following coding sequences lie in one Arthrobacter sp. SLBN-122 genomic window:
- a CDS encoding DivIVA domain-containing protein, with translation MALDIHRQIPASFERVQRNEYGYNAKQVDQFLQRARVSLETPQAATEPVNSADVRAVSFDPVKGGYSATVVDAALDRLEDAFARRERDELIAAHGEEAWLREIGNLSGILRGRLHRPDADRFRRPTGRKARSYNTDDVDRLCHELIAYLEQDKPLSVDSVRRAVFRPAVGRDGYEESQVDAFLDRVVELMAAID, from the coding sequence GTGGCATTGGACATTCATCGGCAGATCCCTGCGTCCTTTGAGCGCGTGCAGCGCAATGAGTACGGGTACAACGCCAAGCAGGTGGACCAGTTCCTGCAGCGGGCGCGGGTCTCCCTGGAAACGCCCCAGGCCGCCACAGAGCCCGTCAACAGTGCCGACGTCAGGGCCGTGTCCTTCGACCCCGTCAAGGGCGGCTACTCCGCCACCGTGGTGGACGCGGCCTTGGACCGGCTCGAGGACGCTTTCGCCCGCCGGGAGCGGGATGAACTGATCGCGGCCCACGGGGAAGAAGCCTGGCTGCGCGAAATCGGCAACCTCTCCGGCATCCTCCGGGGGCGGCTGCACAGGCCCGACGCAGACCGCTTCCGCCGGCCCACCGGCAGGAAGGCCCGCAGCTACAACACGGACGACGTCGACCGGCTGTGCCACGAACTCATTGCCTACCTTGAGCAGGACAAGCCGTTGAGCGTGGACAGCGTCCGCCGTGCAGTCTTCCGCCCGGCGGTTGGCAGGGACGGCTACGAGGAGTCACAGGTGGACGCGTTCCTGGACCGTGTCGTTGAACTGATGGCCGCCATCGACTGA
- a CDS encoding sodium/solute symporter yields the protein MNAGVAITAVAVVSLATAIIGFYGLRISRTTGDFYVASRTVRPWWNASAIGGEYLSAASFLGVAGLILLSGTDALWFPVGYTAGYLMLLLFVAAPLRRSGAYTIPDFTESRLSSRTVRRVTSVVVVLVGWLYIVPQLHGAALTIQIATGLPPWVGSVAVVVVVCLTVVAGGMRSITFVQAFQYWLKLTALAVPILFIIFVLAGNGAEPQSLPAVNPTDLAPAGLYQNVSLLVALLFGTLGLPHVLVRFYTNPDGQSARRTTLIVLGLLSVFYLFPTAYGLVARMYAPGLARSGQPDAMVLRLPGELVGGLPGDLLSALVVAGAFAAFLSTTSGLVVSLAGVISQDVLGGSVRGFRLAAVVSAVVPLGFAFMTGSLALAGSVGLVFAFTASTVCPVLLLGIWWRGLTDAGAIAGMLTGGMLCGGAMIAGSLSGAGLSGLGMSGLGQTPAWLAQPAAWSVPAAFAVMVIVSRATAHRIPATMPRTMSRLHTPERPLATERGSGGQ from the coding sequence ATGAATGCCGGGGTCGCCATAACAGCAGTGGCGGTGGTGTCCCTCGCCACTGCCATTATCGGTTTCTACGGGCTGCGGATCTCACGCACTACAGGAGACTTCTACGTTGCCTCGCGCACTGTGCGCCCGTGGTGGAACGCGTCCGCGATCGGCGGCGAGTACCTGTCCGCCGCCAGCTTCCTGGGCGTGGCCGGGCTCATCCTGCTGTCCGGGACCGACGCACTCTGGTTCCCCGTGGGATACACGGCCGGCTACCTGATGCTGCTGCTCTTCGTCGCCGCCCCGCTGCGCCGTTCGGGCGCCTACACCATCCCGGACTTTACCGAATCCCGGCTCTCGTCCAGGACGGTCCGCAGGGTCACCAGCGTGGTGGTTGTCCTGGTCGGGTGGCTCTATATTGTTCCGCAGCTCCACGGCGCCGCGCTGACCATCCAGATCGCCACGGGACTGCCGCCCTGGGTAGGTTCCGTGGCTGTCGTGGTGGTGGTGTGCCTGACGGTGGTGGCGGGCGGGATGCGGTCCATCACGTTTGTCCAGGCGTTCCAGTACTGGCTCAAGCTGACGGCCCTGGCCGTGCCCATCCTGTTCATCATCTTCGTGCTGGCCGGGAACGGTGCCGAGCCGCAGTCGCTGCCGGCGGTCAACCCTACGGACCTGGCGCCGGCCGGGCTGTACCAGAATGTGTCCCTGCTGGTGGCGCTGCTGTTCGGCACCCTGGGGCTGCCCCACGTGCTGGTGCGTTTCTACACCAACCCGGACGGGCAGTCTGCCCGGCGCACCACGCTGATCGTCCTGGGCCTGCTGTCCGTGTTCTACCTCTTCCCCACTGCCTACGGCCTGGTGGCCCGAATGTACGCGCCGGGCCTGGCCCGATCAGGACAGCCGGACGCCATGGTCCTGCGGCTGCCCGGCGAACTCGTGGGCGGGCTGCCGGGGGACCTGCTCTCCGCCCTCGTGGTGGCGGGCGCCTTCGCCGCGTTCCTGTCCACGACCTCCGGCCTGGTGGTGTCCCTCGCCGGCGTCATCAGCCAGGACGTCCTGGGCGGCAGCGTCCGCGGGTTCCGCCTCGCCGCCGTCGTATCCGCCGTCGTCCCCCTGGGTTTTGCCTTCATGACCGGCTCCCTGGCACTGGCCGGCAGCGTCGGCCTGGTGTTCGCCTTCACGGCCTCCACGGTATGCCCGGTCCTGCTGCTCGGCATCTGGTGGCGCGGCCTGACGGACGCCGGGGCCATTGCCGGCATGCTGACCGGTGGCATGCTCTGCGGAGGGGCGATGATTGCGGGCTCCCTGTCCGGTGCCGGCCTGTCCGGTCTAGGCATGTCCGGTTTAGGCCAGACCCCGGCCTGGCTCGCGCAGCCTGCGGCGTGGAGCGTTCCTGCCGCCTTCGCCGTCATGGTCATCGTGTCCCGGGCCACCGCCCACCGGATCCCCGCCACCATGCCACGGACCATGTCCCGCCTCCATACTCCGGAGCGGCCGCTGGCGACCGAACGGGGATCGGGAGGACAATAA
- a CDS encoding DUF485 domain-containing protein, protein MTRVRVTAPHASLRSPAPAGRRPLESREAAQDSEVGQVFVRSLIRSQLRLALVVAGGFLLILAAFPLILVMVPGLAETRIAGIPFGWLLLGAGMYPVIGLSAWLYVRTAARNEARYRDLAGEQ, encoded by the coding sequence ATGACCCGCGTCCGGGTCACCGCCCCGCACGCGTCCCTCCGGTCCCCGGCGCCGGCCGGGCGGCGTCCGCTCGAGTCGCGCGAAGCGGCGCAGGACTCCGAAGTGGGACAGGTATTCGTCCGCTCCCTGATCAGGTCCCAGCTGCGGCTGGCATTGGTGGTGGCTGGCGGCTTCCTGCTGATCCTTGCCGCGTTCCCGTTGATCCTGGTGATGGTTCCCGGCCTGGCCGAAACCCGGATCGCCGGCATCCCCTTCGGCTGGCTCCTGCTGGGTGCCGGGATGTACCCCGTGATCGGACTGAGTGCCTGGCTGTACGTCAGGACGGCGGCCCGCAACGAGGCCCGGTACCGCGACCTTGCCGGTGAACAGTGA
- a CDS encoding LytR/AlgR family response regulator transcription factor, which produces MINVLVVDDELPAVEELAFLLGRDDRIGKVLRATSGAEALTALSAGSIDAVFLDIHMPAVSGLDIAGAIARNSNPPAVVFVTADEDHALAAFELAAVDYLLKPVRAERLARSVGRICELRDGGAAPEMITVDQGGTTRMIRRDDVTYVQAQGDYARLHTADASYLIRVPLADLEQQWADAGFIRTHRSYLVALKHVSSMKLAADGPRVTVAGAGLPISRRHLPTVREKLEATRIRPHA; this is translated from the coding sequence ATGATTAACGTCCTCGTCGTTGATGATGAGCTGCCCGCCGTTGAAGAACTGGCCTTCCTGCTGGGCAGGGACGATCGCATCGGAAAGGTGCTGCGGGCCACGTCCGGCGCTGAAGCACTGACGGCCCTTTCTGCCGGAAGCATCGACGCCGTCTTCCTGGACATCCACATGCCCGCCGTGTCCGGCCTGGACATCGCCGGCGCCATCGCCCGGAACAGCAATCCCCCGGCCGTTGTCTTTGTCACCGCCGACGAGGACCACGCCCTGGCGGCGTTCGAACTCGCCGCCGTGGACTACCTCCTCAAGCCGGTGCGCGCCGAACGGCTGGCCCGTTCCGTGGGGCGGATCTGCGAACTGCGCGACGGCGGTGCGGCACCTGAGATGATCACCGTTGACCAGGGCGGGACCACCAGGATGATCCGCCGGGACGACGTCACCTACGTCCAGGCCCAGGGGGACTACGCGCGGCTGCACACCGCCGACGCCAGCTACCTCATCCGGGTGCCGCTGGCAGATCTTGAACAGCAGTGGGCGGACGCCGGCTTCATCCGCACCCACCGCTCCTACCTGGTGGCCCTGAAGCATGTGTCCTCAATGAAGCTGGCGGCTGACGGGCCGCGCGTCACGGTGGCCGGCGCGGGCCTTCCCATCAGCCGGCGGCATCTGCCCACCGTGCGGGAGAAGCTGGAGGCCACCAGGATCAGGCCGCACGCATGA
- a CDS encoding sensor histidine kinase, translated as MPDSPLLTAAAVAVIAMAIAVVVGVGLKVLRSFRDLGTDAERATYHTLHAASQAGQHLRRGLNPAGAAKASRQLRALLACDALAITDTSGVLAWDGGAEDIRPRLMELAAGVLASGRTAVLSAGGDGTGGRLAGVIAPVRAGTRIVGAVAAFAPSAGAGLVRATGEVADWVAVQVELAELDASRTLLMEAEVRALRAQISPHFIYNSLNAIASFINTDPERARELVVEFADFTRYSFRRHGDFTTLAEELRCIDRYLLLERARFGERVQVSLRVAPEVLSTVIPFLSLQPLVENAVRHGLEAKAGPGHITITAEDAGAFAEVTIEDDGVGMDPEQLRSVLAGHTDGDHVGLRNVDARLRQVYGNDHGLVVETAPGEGTLITMRVPKSQPGHDA; from the coding sequence ATGCCGGACTCCCCCCTCCTCACCGCAGCGGCCGTTGCGGTGATCGCCATGGCCATCGCCGTCGTCGTCGGCGTGGGCCTGAAGGTGCTCCGCTCCTTCCGGGACCTGGGCACTGACGCCGAGCGCGCCACCTACCACACGCTCCACGCGGCCTCCCAGGCCGGGCAGCACCTGCGCCGCGGCCTGAACCCCGCCGGGGCGGCGAAAGCGAGCCGTCAGCTGCGCGCCCTCCTGGCCTGCGATGCCCTGGCCATTACGGACACCTCGGGCGTACTCGCCTGGGACGGCGGAGCCGAGGACATCAGGCCGCGCCTGATGGAACTTGCCGCAGGGGTCCTTGCCTCCGGCCGGACCGCCGTCCTGTCTGCGGGCGGCGATGGGACCGGCGGCCGCCTCGCCGGCGTCATCGCCCCCGTACGGGCGGGCACCCGGATCGTGGGCGCTGTGGCCGCCTTCGCCCCTTCCGCGGGGGCAGGCCTGGTCAGGGCAACGGGGGAAGTGGCTGACTGGGTGGCGGTCCAGGTGGAACTGGCCGAACTGGACGCCTCCCGGACCCTGCTGATGGAGGCGGAAGTCCGGGCCCTGCGCGCCCAGATCAGCCCGCACTTCATCTACAACTCGCTCAACGCCATCGCGTCCTTCATCAACACCGATCCGGAGCGGGCCAGGGAGCTGGTGGTGGAGTTTGCCGATTTCACCCGGTACTCGTTCCGAAGGCACGGCGACTTCACCACCCTCGCAGAGGAGCTCCGCTGCATTGACCGCTACCTGCTCCTGGAACGGGCCCGGTTCGGTGAGCGGGTCCAGGTCAGCCTGCGGGTGGCGCCCGAGGTACTCAGCACCGTCATCCCCTTCCTCAGCCTGCAGCCGCTGGTGGAGAACGCCGTCCGGCACGGGCTTGAGGCCAAGGCCGGGCCCGGCCACATCACCATCACTGCCGAGGACGCCGGCGCTTTCGCGGAGGTCACCATCGAGGACGACGGCGTGGGGATGGATCCGGAGCAGCTCCGGTCGGTGCTGGCGGGACACACCGACGGGGACCACGTGGGGCTGAGGAACGTGGATGCCCGCCTCCGCCAGGTGTACGGCAACGACCACGGACTGGTGGTGGAGACGGCGCCGGGCGAGGGAACGCTGATCACCATGCGGGTGCCAAAGTCCCAGCCCGGGCACGATGCGTGA
- a CDS encoding DUF485 domain-containing protein, with amino-acid sequence MGHDAHTPDAAASVDFEQVQSTGQFQELRKRHRSFVFPMAVAFLLWYFAYVLLADYAVGFMSTKVWGNINVGLILGLLQFISTFAITGWYVHYSNRKLDPIASEIRHEIEGHEFDKDGNRVGGTNK; translated from the coding sequence ATGGGTCACGATGCCCATACTCCGGACGCAGCGGCGTCCGTGGACTTCGAACAAGTCCAGTCGACCGGGCAGTTCCAGGAATTGCGCAAGCGACACCGCAGCTTTGTCTTCCCCATGGCAGTGGCCTTCCTGCTGTGGTACTTCGCCTACGTCCTGCTCGCCGACTACGCGGTGGGCTTCATGTCCACCAAGGTATGGGGCAACATCAACGTCGGCCTGATCCTGGGCCTGCTCCAGTTCATCTCCACCTTCGCCATCACCGGCTGGTACGTGCACTACTCCAACCGGAAGCTGGACCCCATCGCCTCCGAAATCAGGCATGAGATCGAGGGCCACGAATTCGATAAGGACGGAAACCGAGTGGGCGGAACCAACAAATGA
- a CDS encoding solute symporter family protein yields MITIPAAVDVAALKDTTLLNMGIFGLFVAVTMVIVLRASRNNKTAADYYAAGRSFTGSQNGTAIAGDYLSAASFLGITGAIAINGYDGFMYSIGFLVAWLVALLLVAELLRNTGKFTMADVLSFRLKQRPVRIAAAISTLAVCFFYLLAQMAGAGSLISLLLGISDWGGQALVIIVVGALMIMYVLIGGMKGTTWVQIIKAMLLIAGAAVMTLWVLAIYGFNLSALLGGAVETANNPAVLNPGLQYGKSDTSKLDFMSLGLALVLGTAALPHVLMRFYTVPTAKEARKSVVWSIWLIGLFYLFTLVLGYGAAALVGADTIKSAPGGVNSAAPLLAFHLGGPLLLGFISAVAFATILAVVAGLTITAAASFAHDIYANVIAKGKADAATEVRVARRTVVVIGILAILGGIFANGQNVAFLVALAFAVAASANLPTIIYSLFWRKFTTQGAVWSMYGGLASAILLIVFSPVVSGAKTSMIPGANFALFPLSNPGIVSIPLAFFLGWLGTTLDKKKEDPAKQAEMEVRSLTGIGAEKAVDH; encoded by the coding sequence ATGATCACAATTCCAGCTGCGGTGGACGTCGCCGCCCTCAAGGACACCACCCTTTTGAACATGGGCATCTTCGGCCTGTTTGTGGCCGTGACCATGGTGATCGTGCTCCGGGCCAGCCGCAACAACAAGACCGCCGCCGACTACTACGCCGCCGGGCGCTCCTTCACGGGCTCGCAGAACGGCACAGCCATTGCCGGCGACTACCTGTCGGCAGCATCCTTCCTGGGCATCACCGGCGCCATCGCCATCAACGGCTATGACGGGTTCATGTACTCCATCGGCTTCCTGGTGGCCTGGCTGGTGGCGCTGCTGCTGGTGGCTGAACTTCTCCGCAACACCGGCAAGTTCACAATGGCGGATGTGCTCTCCTTCCGGCTGAAGCAGCGCCCCGTACGGATCGCGGCAGCCATCTCCACGCTTGCCGTCTGCTTCTTCTACCTGCTGGCCCAGATGGCCGGCGCCGGCAGCCTCATTTCGCTCCTGCTGGGCATCAGCGACTGGGGCGGACAGGCGCTGGTGATCATCGTCGTCGGCGCCCTCATGATCATGTACGTCCTGATCGGCGGCATGAAGGGCACCACCTGGGTCCAGATAATCAAAGCCATGCTTCTGATCGCGGGTGCCGCCGTCATGACCCTGTGGGTCCTTGCCATCTACGGCTTCAACCTCTCCGCCCTGCTGGGCGGCGCCGTGGAGACCGCCAACAACCCGGCCGTCCTCAACCCGGGCCTGCAGTACGGCAAGTCGGACACCTCCAAGCTGGACTTCATGTCCCTGGGACTCGCCCTGGTCCTGGGCACAGCAGCCCTGCCGCACGTCCTGATGCGCTTCTACACCGTGCCCACTGCCAAGGAAGCCCGCAAGTCAGTGGTCTGGTCCATCTGGCTCATCGGCCTGTTCTACCTCTTCACGCTGGTGCTGGGCTACGGCGCCGCCGCGTTGGTGGGTGCCGACACGATCAAGAGCGCCCCGGGCGGAGTTAACTCGGCCGCGCCGCTGCTGGCCTTCCACCTGGGCGGCCCGCTGCTGCTCGGCTTCATCTCCGCGGTGGCGTTCGCCACCATCCTGGCGGTGGTGGCAGGCCTGACCATCACGGCCGCCGCTTCCTTTGCGCATGACATCTACGCCAACGTCATCGCCAAGGGCAAGGCCGACGCCGCCACGGAAGTCCGGGTGGCCCGGCGCACCGTGGTGGTGATCGGCATCCTGGCCATCCTTGGCGGCATCTTTGCCAACGGCCAGAACGTGGCCTTCCTGGTGGCACTGGCCTTCGCCGTCGCTGCATCAGCCAACCTGCCCACCATCATCTACTCGCTGTTCTGGCGGAAGTTCACCACCCAGGGCGCCGTGTGGAGCATGTACGGCGGCCTGGCCTCGGCGATCCTGCTCATCGTGTTCTCCCCGGTGGTTTCCGGAGCCAAGACCTCGATGATCCCGGGCGCCAACTTCGCCCTCTTCCCGCTGAGCAATCCGGGCATCGTGTCCATTCCGCTGGCCTTCTTCCTGGGGTGGCTGGGGACCAC